Proteins encoded within one genomic window of Candidatus Bathyarchaeota archaeon A05DMB-5:
- the fdhD gene encoding formate dehydrogenase accessory sulfurtransferase FdhD — MCEVEIVKVDVSTKKVQKMKDYVAEEKPLPIFINRTHYATIYCSPANLKELAVGHLLTEGIIKSVDEIESIVFKANNVCHVKLKPNIDLEERLKLSRHFSRIILSACGGPYQPSTRLPKIKSHLKIKAETILECVRNLNFTAETFRKTGGTHAAAIYKRDGVLVAFAEDVGRHNAVDKVIGSCALNKIDFSDCLLVLSGRLTGDMVFKAAKAGLPIVASLAAALDSGIAVAKNTDLTLIGFVRGKRMNIYNFPERILS, encoded by the coding sequence ATGTGCGAAGTGGAAATTGTTAAAGTTGACGTTTCAACAAAAAAAGTTCAAAAAATGAAGGATTATGTTGCAGAAGAAAAGCCTCTGCCTATATTCATAAACAGAACCCACTATGCAACCATTTACTGTTCTCCAGCAAACCTCAAGGAGTTGGCGGTTGGCCACCTGCTAACGGAAGGCATTATAAAATCGGTTGACGAAATTGAGAGCATAGTTTTCAAAGCAAATAATGTCTGCCATGTTAAACTAAAACCAAACATAGACTTGGAAGAGAGACTGAAACTTTCTCGACATTTTTCACGCATAATTCTCTCCGCCTGTGGTGGCCCATACCAACCTTCAACTAGGCTTCCAAAAATAAAGTCACATTTGAAGATTAAAGCTGAAACAATACTCGAGTGTGTCAGAAACCTAAACTTTACGGCTGAGACTTTTAGAAAGACCGGCGGAACACACGCGGCAGCGATTTACAAGAGAGACGGGGTTCTCGTGGCATTCGCCGAGGATGTTGGACGCCACAACGCGGTCGACAAAGTAATAGGCTCTTGCGCTCTAAACAAGATTGATTTCAGCGATTGTTTGCTTGTTTTGAGTGGACGACTAACAGGCGACATGGTCTTTAAAGCTGCCAAAGCAGGTTTGCCAATAGTGGCTTCATTGGCTGCTGCTCTAGACTCTGGAATCGCTGTTGCCAAGAATACAGACTTGACTTTAATAGGGTTTGTTCGCGGAAAACGCATGAACATCTACAATTTTCCAGAAAGAATTCTCTCATAA
- a CDS encoding RimK family alpha-L-glutamate ligase — translation MKIGVVTRNRNSWSSTQLREALARHNIPHLCFSFPRLAARVGYKPHVNLGNFALLEELNALIIRPIGRGSLEELVFRMDMLYRLQRLGMYVINPPEAIEHCVDKYDILAILEENGIPVPRTTVTENVNEALKAFDELGGDVVVKPLFGSRGIGSTRVTDAEIAHTVFRNITFYHGVIYLQEFVHHGFSDIRVFVIGDRVVAAMRRVASSWKTNYSQGAKPLSVELEKTLEDMAVKSAQLIECKVAGVDILESPRGPLVVEVNSQPGWRGLQSITKVNIADEIVNFVVSELKK, via the coding sequence TTGAAGATTGGAGTTGTAACGCGAAATAGAAACTCATGGAGTTCAACACAACTTCGAGAAGCACTAGCTAGACATAACATTCCTCATTTATGCTTTAGTTTTCCACGGTTAGCTGCTCGCGTCGGATACAAACCACACGTAAACCTCGGTAACTTCGCCCTTTTAGAAGAATTGAACGCCCTAATAATCCGCCCAATCGGAAGAGGCTCACTAGAAGAACTAGTTTTCAGAATGGACATGCTTTACAGACTTCAACGCTTAGGCATGTACGTTATAAATCCTCCTGAAGCAATCGAACACTGCGTTGACAAATACGACATTCTTGCAATTTTGGAAGAAAACGGCATACCTGTTCCACGCACAACCGTCACTGAAAATGTTAATGAAGCTTTGAAGGCTTTTGACGAGCTCGGCGGAGATGTTGTTGTCAAGCCGCTTTTCGGTTCAAGAGGTATAGGCTCCACTCGAGTTACAGACGCGGAAATTGCCCACACAGTTTTCCGAAACATAACGTTTTATCACGGCGTAATATATCTTCAAGAGTTTGTGCACCATGGCTTTTCAGATATTCGCGTTTTCGTTATTGGCGACCGCGTGGTGGCTGCTATGCGTCGTGTTGCGAGCAGTTGGAAAACAAATTACAGCCAAGGCGCTAAGCCATTATCAGTAGAGCTTGAGAAGACACTTGAGGATATGGCGGTTAAATCCGCACAACTCATTGAATGTAAGGTTGCGGGTGTAGACATTCTAGAAAGTCCGAGAGGACCCTTAGTCGTGGAAGTTAACAGTCAACCTGGATGGAGAGGGCTACAATCAATTACAAAAGTTAACATTGCAGACGAAATTGTCAATTTTGTCGTGTCAGAGCTGAAAAAATAG
- the thiT gene encoding energy-coupled thiamine transporter ThiT, whose translation MKESKATSSTKIIAEVVSFVALATALSYIKVFSFPEGGSVTAGSMVPILWLALRRGAKVGLFAAVVYGLVQLAVEPFIYHPAQVLLDYPIAFGMLGLAGFFQNRPFVGVNVGIWGRFLAHFISGVIFFGSYAPEGMSPIVYSAFYNGGYILPELAISIYIIYLLQESKLLKIFL comes from the coding sequence ATGAAAGAAAGTAAAGCTACATCTTCAACTAAAATAATTGCGGAAGTTGTAAGTTTTGTTGCTTTGGCGACTGCGTTGAGCTACATTAAGGTGTTCAGTTTTCCAGAAGGTGGATCTGTGACTGCTGGTTCAATGGTGCCAATTCTCTGGTTGGCGTTAAGAAGAGGGGCAAAGGTAGGCTTGTTTGCAGCGGTGGTTTATGGTCTTGTACAGTTAGCGGTTGAGCCATTCATATACCACCCAGCTCAAGTGCTACTGGATTACCCAATCGCGTTTGGCATGCTTGGATTGGCTGGTTTCTTCCAAAATCGCCCGTTCGTCGGTGTCAATGTAGGCATTTGGGGACGTTTCCTAGCACATTTCATTTCAGGCGTGATTTTCTTTGGCAGCTATGCGCCAGAAGGAATGTCTCCAATAGTATACTCAGCATTCTACAATGGAGGGTACATATTACCAGAGCTTGCAATAAGCATCTACATAATTTATCTGCTGCAAGAAAGCAAATTGCTGAAAATATTTCTATGA